In a genomic window of Fundulus heteroclitus isolate FHET01 unplaced genomic scaffold, MU-UCD_Fhet_4.1 scaffold_64, whole genome shotgun sequence:
- the LOC118561473 gene encoding proteoglycan 4-like, giving the protein MPPLSGVWLEHPAFMKISCGTFFYGDRDDLLPCWSAPDETPTAYEAGVHTASPTTAEVPTAHATAQAYVGVRASAESSALPAAESSTLPAIVEAPASLVTLGVPAAHATAKACVGAHILPPPPNVRKDPPADERKAPPADASPAQPADASPAQPADASPAQPADATSAQPADATSAQPADATSAQPADATSAQPADATSAQLAIAEIPAAHATAKACVGAHISPPAVFADAPPATEKKDPPATEREDLPAAGKKGQLEASDGAAVPQPEASDGAAVPQPEASDGAAVPQPEASDGAAVPQPEASVGAHISPLPVFTDFPLADERKEPPAVERKDHPQAEVLQSREGVPVDPLPPYAPESSEAVQGDPPPVYAPESSADPATTRSPTATPASVPASPGPPSATTTTKDPAVPPPDDCASPGSPTATPAVVLHGACRGLCCSFACRAQVVLHGACRGLCCSVACRAQVVLHGACRGLCCSVACRAQDVLRCSQAAVQEALLPSRRSRGVAPKPPFKRRCSQAAVQEALLPSRRSRGVAPKPPFKRRCSQAAVLKFPEFHALKPPGIRP; this is encoded by the exons ATGCCGCCGCTCAGTGGAGTCTGGCTAGAGCACCCCGCATTCATGAAGATCAGCTGTGGGACTTTTTTCTACGGGGACAGGGACGACCTTCTCCCATGTTGGTCCGCCCCTGACGAAACTCCCACAGCCTACGAGGCCGGGGTGCACACCGCCTCACCAACCACCGCAGAGGTTCCCAccgcacacgccacggcccaagcctACGTGGGTGTGCGCGCatccgccgaaagctccgctctgccggccgccgaaagctccaCTCTGCCGGCTATAGTTGAGGCTCCTGCTTCGCTGGTCACGCTGGGAGTTCCCgctgcgcacgccacggccaaagcctgcgtgggtgcgcaCATCTTGCCGCCGCCACCCAACGTGAGAAAggacccgccggccgacgagagaaaagccccgccggccgacgcaAGCCCCGCTCAGCCGGCCGACGCAAGCCCCGCTCAGCCGGCCGACGCAAGCCCCGCTCAGCCGGCCGACGCAACCTCCGCTCAGCCGGCCGACGCAACCTCCGCTCAGCCGGCCGACGCAACCTCCGCTCAGCCGGCCGACGCAACCTCCGCTCAGCCGGCCGACGCAACCTCCGCTCAGCTGGCTATAGCTGAGATTCCtgctgcgcacgccacggccaaagcctgcgtgggtgcgcaCATCTCGCCACCGGCAGTTTTCGCTGACGCCCCGCCGGCCACCGAGAAGAAAGACCCGCCGGCCACTGAGAGAGAGGACTTGCCGGCTGCCGGGAAGAAAGGACAGCTCGAGGCCTCCGATGGAGCTgctgtgcctcagcccgaggcctccgatggtgctgctgtgcctcagcccgaggcctccgatggtgctgctgtgcctcagcccgaggcctccgatggtgctgctgtgcctcagcccgaggcctccgtgggTGCACACATCTCGCCGCTGCCGGTCTTCACTGACTTCCCGCTGGCTGACGAGAGAAAAGAGCCGCCGGCCGTCGAGAGAAAAGACCACCCTCAAGCTGAAGTCCTGCAGTCCCGCGAGGGGGTCCCGGTGGACCCGCTTCCTCCctacgctcccgagtccagcgaggcggtccagggggacccgcctccagtctacgctcccgagtccagcg CTGACCCAGCCACGACgaggtcgcccaccgcgacgcccgcctcTGTTCCAGCCTCGCCGGGGCCGCCTTCCGCGACGACCACCACCAAAGACCCTGCCGTTCCGCCGCCCGATGACTGcgcctcgccggggtcgcccaccgcgacgcccgcc GTCGTCCTCCACGGAGCCTGCCGAGGACTCTGCTGCTCCTTCGCCTGCCGCGCCCAGGTCGTCCTCCACGGAGCCTGCCGAGGACTCTGCTGCTCCGTCGCCTGCCGCGCCCAGGTCGTCCTCCACGGAGCCTGCCGAGGACTCTGCTGCTCCGTCGCCTGCCGCGCCCAGGACGTCCTCCGTTGCTCCCAAGCCGCCGTTCAAGAGGCGTTGCTCCCAAGCCGCCGTTCAAGAGGCGTTGCTCCCAAGCCGCCGTTCAAGAGGCGTTGCTCCCAAGCCGCCGTTCAAGAGGCGTTGCTCCCAAGCCGCCGTTCAAGAGGCGTTGCTCCCAAGCCGCCGTTCAAGAGGCGTTGCTCCCAAGCCGCCGTTCTCAAGTTCCccgagttccacgctctcaa GCCGCCTGGGAttcggccttga